One Hypanus sabinus isolate sHypSab1 chromosome 4, sHypSab1.hap1, whole genome shotgun sequence genomic region harbors:
- the LOC132392739 gene encoding gamma-crystallin S-1-like isoform X2 yields MVGKIIFYEDRNFQGRHYECSSDCADLSPYFSRCNSIRVESDWWVLYERPNYMGYQYVLSRGEYPDYQRWMGFNDTIRSCRSFTYVRGNYRMRIYERPDFAGQMMEFMDDCPSVYDRFRYRDIHSCQVMDGYWIFYEQPNYRGRQYFLRPGEYRRYSDWGGYNSMIGSFRRMRDF; encoded by the exons ATGGTGGGGAAG ATCATCTTCTACGAGGACAGGAACTTCCAGGGTCGGCACTATGAGTGCAGCTCCGACTGTGCTGACCTCTCCCCTTACTTCAGCCGCTGTAACTCCATCCGTGTTGAGAGTGACTGGTGGGTGCTGTATGAGAGACCCAACTACATGGGATACCAGTATGTCCTGAGCaggggagagtatcctgactaccAGCGCTGGATGGGATTCAATGACACAATCAGGTCCTGTCGCAGCTTCACATACGTAC GAGGAAACTACAGGATGAGGATTTATGAGAGGCCTGACTTTGCAGGGCAGATGATGGAATTCATGGACGACTGTCCCTCTGTCTACGATCGTTTCCGTTACCGTGACATCCACTCCTGTCAGGTGATGGATGGTTACTGGATTTTCTATGAACAACCCAACTACAGAGGCCGACAGTACTTCCTGAGACCCGGAGaatacaggagatacagtgactgGGGTGGCTACAACTCAATGATCGGGTCCTTCAGGCGCATGAGGGACTTCTAA
- the LOC132392098 gene encoding gamma-crystallin S-1-like, whose translation MVINKTAIQADIYIGNDKIEQGSFFIYLGAELNDTNIIFYEGRNFQGRHYECSSDCADLSPYFSRCNSIRVESDWWVLYERPNYMGYQYVLSRGEYPDYQRWMGFNDTIRSCRSYPYYRGGNYRMRIYERPDFGGQMMEFMDDCPSLYDRFRYRDIHSCQVMDGYWTFYEHPNYRGRQYFLRPGEYRRYSDWGGYNSMIGSFRRLTNINLIESCSLPHVIVSIERHYVPFLN comes from the exons ATGGTGATAAACAAAACTGCAATTCAAGCTGACATCTATATCGGAAATGACAAGATCGAACAAGGGTCCTTCTTTATATACCTTGGTGCAGAACTAAATGACACAAAC ATCATCTTCTACGAGGGCAGGAACTTCCAGGGTCGGCACTATGAGTGCAGCTCTGACTGTGCCGACCTCTCCCCTTACTTCAGCCGCTGTAACTCCATCCGTGTTGAGAGTGACTGGTGGGTGTTGTACGAGAGACCCAACTACATGGGATACCAGTATGTCCTGAGCaggggagagtatcctgactaccAGCGCTGGATGGGGTTCAATGACACAATTAGGTCCTGTCGCAGTTACCCATAT TACCGAGGTGGAAACTATAGGATGAGGATTTACGAGAGGCCTGACTTTGGAGGACAGATGATGGAATTCATGGACGATTGTCCCTCTCTCTACGATCGTTTCCGTTACCGTGACATCCACTCCTGTCAGGTGATGGATGGTTACTGGACCTTCTATGAACATCCCAACTACAGAGGCCGACAGTACTTCCTGAGACCCGGGGaatacaggagatacagtgactgGGGCGGCTACAACTCAATGATTGGGTCCTTCAG GAGGCTGACAAATATAAACTTAATAGAAAGTTGTTCTTTGCCTCATGTTATTGTATCTATTGAGAGGCATTATGTTCCATTTTTGAATTAA
- the LOC132392739 gene encoding gamma-crystallin S-1-like isoform X1 translates to MVGKIIFYEDRNFQGRHYECSSDCADLSPYFSRCNSIRVESDWWVLYERPNYMGYQYVLSRGEYPDYQRWMGFNDTIRSCRSFTYYRGGNYRMRIYERPDFAGQMMEFMDDCPSVYDRFRYRDIHSCQVMDGYWIFYEQPNYRGRQYFLRPGEYRRYSDWGGYNSMIGSFRRMRDF, encoded by the exons ATGGTGGGGAAG ATCATCTTCTACGAGGACAGGAACTTCCAGGGTCGGCACTATGAGTGCAGCTCCGACTGTGCTGACCTCTCCCCTTACTTCAGCCGCTGTAACTCCATCCGTGTTGAGAGTGACTGGTGGGTGCTGTATGAGAGACCCAACTACATGGGATACCAGTATGTCCTGAGCaggggagagtatcctgactaccAGCGCTGGATGGGATTCAATGACACAATCAGGTCCTGTCGCAGCTTCACATAC TACCGAGGAGGAAACTACAGGATGAGGATTTATGAGAGGCCTGACTTTGCAGGGCAGATGATGGAATTCATGGACGACTGTCCCTCTGTCTACGATCGTTTCCGTTACCGTGACATCCACTCCTGTCAGGTGATGGATGGTTACTGGATTTTCTATGAACAACCCAACTACAGAGGCCGACAGTACTTCCTGAGACCCGGAGaatacaggagatacagtgactgGGGTGGCTACAACTCAATGATCGGGTCCTTCAGGCGCATGAGGGACTTCTAA